Proteins from a genomic interval of Yarrowia lipolytica chromosome 1E, complete sequence:
- a CDS encoding uncharacterized protein (Compare to YALI0E00286g, similar to uniprot|CAD70715 Yarrowia lipolytica LIP7 lipase or uniprot|CAD70716 Yarrowia lipolytica LIP8 lipase possible transmembrane segment), producing the protein MRPFTTLVLLLLLITQTCAISEATYELLQFHSQLSDIAYCVQTMRGPTQLRHPFKCGVQCRKTQFEGLEVVHTFVHKPARPALTGYMAVDHTNQTKYVVFRGTNSLEDSMLDLSFGYEPTASPSFLNDTCPECKVQRAILEAYDAFWAENCDQLSDFLYEDYPHYSLSLTGHSLGGVAAALLATDIKLQGLDPLLINFGQPQYANLAYAQLVDSLFFPQTDKEVIDPLYDSPQRRLYRVTHWNDLFVSLPGQRGFFHSLGEVYISYPWVKPPRRTIRYCEGPQSEYCHGGDYNPLERANFLKNHLAYFGWIGYCPYL; encoded by the coding sequence ATGCGACCGTTCACAACTCTCGTCCTCTTGCTCCTTCTAATAACACAAACATGTGCCATCTCGGAAGCCACCTACGAGTTGCTACAGTTCCACTCCCAGCTGTCAGACATTGCATACTGCGTACAAACGATGCGTGGTCCGACACAGCTCAGGCATCCTTTCAAATGTGGAGTCCAGTGCAGAAAGACGCAGTTTGAAGGGCTTGAGGTGGTCCATACGTTTGTGCACAAGCCAGCCAGACCAGCCCTCACAGGATACATGGCCGTGGATCACACAAACCAGACCAAATACGTGGTGTTTCGTGGCACAAACTCGCTGGAAGACTCAATGCTGGATTTGTCTTTTGGCTACGAACCAACCGCTAGCCCGTCTTTCCTGAACGATACTTGTCCCGAGTGCAAAGTTCAGAGAGCGATCTTGGAGGCCTACGACGCATTCTGGGCAGAAAACTGTGACCAACTTTCGGACTTTCTGTACGAAGATTATCCCCATTACTCACTCTCTCTGACAGGACATTCATTGGGAGGGGTGGCAGCGGCGCTCCTGGCCACAGATATCAAATTGCAGGGCCTGGATCCACTTCTCATAAACTTTGGCCAACCGCAATACGCGAACTTGGCTTATGCACAGTTGGTGGACTCTTTGTTCTTCccacagacagacaagGAGGTCATCGATCCACTTTATGACTCCCCACAACGGCGTCTATACAGAGTGACGCATTGGAACGACCTCTTTGTCTCGCTTCCAGGACAACGTGGCTTTTTCCACTCCCTGGGTGAAGTGTATATCTCCTACCCATGGGTGAAGCCCCCCAGACGAACGATACGATACTGTGAGGGGCCCCAGTCTGAGTATTGTCATGGAGGCGACTACAATCCGCTTGAGCGAGCAAACTTCCTCAAAAATCACCTGGCCTATTTCGGATGGATAGGTTATTGCCCTTATCTGTAA